One Coffea arabica cultivar ET-39 chromosome 5c, Coffea Arabica ET-39 HiFi, whole genome shotgun sequence DNA window includes the following coding sequences:
- the LOC113689777 gene encoding probable 2-oxoglutarate-dependent dioxygenase AOP1 — translation MECASNIRLPVINLTEEILRSGKDSWTEARNIVTRAFEEYGCFIAVHDKYPSEVSDSLFSELQDLFNLPLEIKVQNTSQTPLSGYARPRPNVNLYESMCIEDATNLEAVEKFANQMWPSKNNHFCELFHCYANQVAELDKMVSKLVFESYGVEKYHESHVGSVTYNVRFIRYRVPEQNEMNVGVAPHTDKNFITILQQNETDGLEVQLKNGSWIPIDFPPSSVVIMAGDVFSAWSNGRVHSPFHRVTMNGKERHSIAQFAYCKKLVETPTELVDDEHPLLYKPLDNFGYLRFLSTDDNFNTPNPLKAYCGV, via the exons ATGGAATGCGCTTCAAATATCAGGCTTCCGGTCATAAATTTAACGGAGGAAATCCTAAGATCCGGAAAAGATTCTTGGACTGAAGCGCGAAACATTGTCACACGGGCATTTGAAGAGTATGGCTGTTTCATAGCTGTTCATGATAAGTATCCTTCAGAGGTTAGTGATTCCTTATTCTCTGAGCTGCAAGATTTGTTTAACCTGCCGTTGGAGATTAAAGTCCAAAACACTTCTCAAACTCCCCTCTCTGGTTATGCTCGGCCAAGACCCAACGTGAACCTCTACGAAAGCATGTGCATTGAAGATGCAACAAATCTTGAAGCAGTCGAGAAGTTCGCAAATCAGATGTGGCCTTCCAAAAATAACCATTTCTG TGAACTGTTTCATTGCTATGCAAATCAAGTAGCAGAATTAGATAAAATGGTGAGCAAATTGGTGTTTGAAAGCTATGGTGTGGAGAAGTACCACGAATCTCATGTGGGATCAGTGACTTATAATGTTAGATTCATAAGGTACAGGGTACCCGAACAGAATGAGATGAATGTCGGAGTTGCTCCTCATACTGACAAGAACTTCATAACCATACTTCAACAGAATGAAACTGATGGTTTAGAAGTTCAGTTGAAGAATGGAAGCTGGATTCCTATTGATTTTCCTCCTTCCTCCGTAGTAATCATGGCTGGAGATGTATTCTCG GCGTGGAGCAACGGTAGAGTGCATTCCCCATTTCATAGAGTAACTATGAACGGAAAAGAAAGGCATTCGATTGCACAGTTTGCCTATTGCAAGAAATTGGTAGAGACACCAACAGAGCTGGTTGATGATGAACACCCCTTATTATATAAGCCATTGGACAATTTTGGTTATCTCCGATTCTTGAGCACAGATGATAATTTTAATACTCCAAATCCACTGAAGGCCTATTGTGGCGTCTAA